The genome window aaaaaaaaattaattttatattttattatgaaattaaaaagtattatacttACAGATTCAAATATCTATCTGGAATTTGGAAGCTCAGACGGTATCGCACATACAGAATCTGAAGACCTCTGCTTtcgataaattacattttaatcctAATGGTAAAAAATTGGCTGTAATAGTTACGGAGAAAGGCCAGGATGTAGTGGAGATTTACAAAACTGATAATTGGAAGATAAGCCGAGTAAGTAAATATGTAGAACtgattttagaatttttttacaattagttatttatacatttgttgTTTACATaagattgtttataattttatacaaaaataacgatattagagtagaaatttatttgcatgttgtaaaaattatgtatttaacacTAAAGATGATagatttatatgatatatcttGACTGAATGATCAGAACTACAACTTGCTAATTGCAATGTGTCGCATGAATGTTCATTGCTAGGTCGAAACATGAGTCTTTTTACAGTTAAGTGATGAGCTTGGGAAGTATCGTATTCCAACAATTTCGACCATGTATTCTCCAAATTAATAGTGAGTTTTCTAATTTCTATGTGTCCTATTTCATACCCAATAGCCAAAATATAAGATCCTTCTTTGCAACTTGGCGCAAAGCATAATGCTGTAACCGATTGATTTTGTGTGTCTAGAATCGTTTCTGGTATAACATCTTTAGTGTTGTCCTCCATCGTCTTTGCAAACCATATACCGACTTTTCCATCTCTGGAACCAGTGGCGAAATAATTCGAATCGCTTGTCCAAGCACAGCACCAAATTATTCGCGAATGTGGACCTTTCTTCGAGCTAACTGCGATTAACACATAACTTTCGCCTTCCTTTTTGAATAACGACCATTTTCTATCTCTGGAGACAGACAGTAAATATCTATCGTTCGGAGAGAACTCCATTTGTGTCACTGTCAACTGATGAGAAACCAAATTCTGAACTTGCGACCACGTGTCGGTGCTCCATAATATGATTGCCGAGTGTTCTATATTCGTTGATTTGCATGCCGTAGCAAGCAATTGTCCATCGTGTCTCGCCGCCATGCAGAATATTTCATAACCGTGTCCGTAAAGCTTTTGCAATTCCGGCCAAAGTGTATTTTGCGTTAATTCCTCTTCCGTAGGCGGTTCATATTCATCCTTCATTGAATCTTTTTCGTTTTCATCACGATCGTTTTTTTCGTCAAATGTTGCTTTATTTGTCAATCCAAGAGAAGGTACAGTAGCACTATAAGCCGCTGTAGATTTAAAGTCATCGACATTTGCTAGTAGCCTTAGACGATTTTTAAACGCTGACGTAGCTGCGAAAATGCGCACCACTTTCTCTTCTGCTCCAGAAGCGTACATATACGGTGCTAACATAACTAAACACGACATGTCGTATCCGTGTATCTGAGGACGCGCAATCTCGTGCCATAATTCTTTAAGATCGTCCTTCCACGATGCATGAATTTTCGTAGTTTGATCTGTGCTGGCTGTGATGAGAAATCTGTGtgcaaagtataatttaaaattattcctttcATTGTCAAACTTctttagattaatttaaaattttcatttttcatatttatagattaaaacgtaatatttcatgaaaagaaagaattttacatacatgtataggtttaattttacacatattgtgaattacatttatattccaattaaattttcttacaaaacTCAGAATTTAATTCCTTGAAATActgtaacataaatttaattaatcaatacaaACCTTCCTTTTGGTTCCCAGCATAAGTCAACTACTTCAGAAAAGTGACCACTGGGTGTAGATCGTGGAATCCAATTTGCAATTTCTTGATTATATTTCCAAATATGAAAAGAACCCTGATAACCATGCGCCAATATATGTAATCCATCTGGGCCAAATTTACAGCCATAGAAGCCCAGAGAATTGCCACCTACTTCTCCGACACGTATTTTCTCTGTCCAAATTCCACTAGAATCATCCAGTTCCCATATAATCATAGACTTGTCTAGCGAGGAGGATagtaatcttattatttgaTGATTGTTTGTTTTTGTAGGCTGCCAGTGCACTCCGTAAACCCAGCCTTCATGACCAGAAAGAACAGATTCCagagttatattatattctctatCGTTTATCGTAAAGGTGTCTCTTTTTTGTTCAAGTTCATCGCTCGATGATTCCATAACAGCTCCAGTAATTTTCCATAGTCGTATCATATTATCTTGTGATCCTGTTGCAAGGAAAAGATTTCCATTGCCATCGTGATGGAAATCGATACATCTTACCCAATCTTGGTGTCCGAATAAACTTTgtacttttacaaaattagagTCTGATACATCAGAGTCTTTGGTGTACAACTGGACGGAAGCATCCTCCAATGTTACGGCTAAGAGGGGACATTTAGCGTTCGGCAAATATGTCAAACGACAGTGTATTGGTAATTTCCTTCCGTAGGAAATAGTCTGAATAATTTCGACGTCAGCGTTTTCCTTTCTCGAccacaattttaattctccGTTGACCGAACCCGTGCATATCAACAGCTTCGAGAGAGCAGTGGAAACATTGTCGGATAATTGGAGGGAATCGGCGAAGGTGACGACATTTCCCGTGTCCAACACCGAGGTGACTCGAAAGCCATCGTCTCGATCCTCGCTCCAGATGATCGCGGTACCGTCCACGGAACCGGACAAGAATTCTGTCTCCAGCGCGCCGTCTCCCGGTCTTATCCAGTGCACCGTGTTGACGCGACCGCGATGCCGATGCAACGTGTGCGCGACACGACCGATGCGCGTGCATGGCTCGTATATCGCGATTGCATTGCACGTTCCGAAGCAGATGAGACCGTTGTTGCCCCAGTCGGCGCAATGTGGCACGCGGTTGCATGAACAGGAGATGTAACGCGTTGTCATCGTCCAAGTATTGCGAACGCACGTGCTCGGATCAGTTGTGAATTGAAGACAAATCTCGCGCATGCGTAACAGCTGATTGAAGCGTAAGCGCTagcagataattattatatttcgtataaaGGATGTTTCATTCAACCTttcataaagaattaaaaaaaaaaaaaaatatatatatataaaatttatattattttatttatgtctaatattttgtatttcttttttattgcaacGATATATATGTGACTGATCATAATAGCGTCTGCTGGCACTTGCGTTATTACGCATGTGCGAGTTCACGGCGCAAAATCCTATTTTAACGACCACAGAAATTCCCTAGGTCGTTTGGCGCGTAATAATCGAATTGAATTATATTCCAGAAATTGATCTGCGAGCGTTTACGTAGCATCGACGGGATCCGCTGGTCGCCGAACGATGAATTGTTATGCATATGGTGTTCCTCTCCCACCGAACCGAAACTGCTCATTTATTCTACCGTATGGGAGAAACCCGTGGTTGCGTTTACTCCAGTGGAGATTTACAAGGAACTTAAAGGAATCGAAAATATCAAATGGACTCCCAGCGGACAGTTATTAGCTGTAATCGGATTTAACGAAATGGTAATTTCTTTCACGTTATATCGCATAacttatacattaatatttacagctaattaaaatctatcttCACAGATCATCCTTCTTAACTATGTCACATGGAAACCTTTGTCACAATTATATCTGGATCCTGTGATCAGGGAATCTAATTACTTAACGAAAGTGTACAAGGAATGTGCTGATTTAGAAAAAACTTCTAATAAACGTTTTGCTTCGTGCGAGGAATATATTGGTAAGTGAAAGCTATTAAGAAAcctttgttaaataatatatattctattataaaagataatttgagaacttctatttttattgtaatttcagTACGTGAAATATACGAAAGACCAATATACATAGAAATTGGGAAGAAAGATGATATTGACAATTTCTCGATAGCAAAAGTAAAACTATTTGAATTTAGCACATGTGGACAATACTTGGCTCTGAAGCATGAGCTTTATCCTACCACATTATGGATATGGAACATCTGTACGGACTATCTTGATTACCTGTTACTCGAAAACCCCATTACAggtatgtaaaattaaatgctaAGTTGAACAACCCTTTGGAAACAATATGTTgatgcattttattatctttagcTATCAAATGGAACCCTGTGCAACCACAATTGCTCGTGTTCTCTGAATGTACACGTGTGTATGAATGGACCCAAAAAGGTGTAAAATCTGTGCCAATGTctaaaaatatgacaattgTGGATGCATATTGGCATCCCACAGGAGAAAAGGTTGCATTATGCGGTTATAACAAAGCAATGATTTATGAAATTGCAAATGCatgttaatgaataatttttgtaactaCAAATTTGTGCGGTTTTTTGTACTGCACTGTACATAATTTCTGATATCGTTTTTATAGGAAAACAAGTTTTatgtaaagtaaatattattcatattatattttataatcgaaaTTGATGAAcagtgaatatttataaagaatatgtattaGGAGtagtcattacaatatatatagatcgATCGTCAAAGATGTTGCGTTGAGTGTAAGAGATATATATCAAGAGGTTTCTCTATTCAGGAGTGtagttataaaatacaatttacctTACTTATTCCTCGGTCTAGtaatttttgcttaaaataattaacaaaattatatttttaatgattacatattcttttgtgatttcattgttatatttttattaaaaaataataaatcaaaaattgaTCTAATGTTGCTATTTTAAttcaaggaaaaaaaatgaattttttatcaatccaGCCAAGTTTAGAACACtttctgcattttttaattttatttatgaaaatttatataaaattcttatcggatttttatgataatataaataatataaagaattctgaatgttttatttttacgaaaacaCCGgagattgaattaatttgttgAACAACTGCAGCTTGCATTTTCTTTTAGCAatcaagattttttatgtgaaaaatatatatacattttgaaagatttattccataaatttgtatacaaGACACGTGCAGGGCACAGAGTATATTGAAAATGGTCTTCACATTACTGTCGGAGAAAGCGAGTCTCCGCGAATGGTTGACGCGCGACCATCTATTCGTGATACATTATACACGAAGAGGATCAAAAGATCCTAAGCGAGTATGATTATGCGGTTTATACACTAACATACGATTCCCCACCCGCGCATggagaaaacatatttttctgcggctcttctttctctcgtgATGCGTCTACCAGCGGCTTATCTTGTCTTTTATCATCAAGAAAGACGATCGTTGCGTGGGAACGCCTATTTTCTCCACGATGGCGACAACGAATGTTAGCAAGAAAGATTGTACGCGAGAAGACATTCATTTCGCGTCGTTATAGACTATAGACGACTATGAAATGCCATTGATACATTATGTTGCTAGCGAAAAGAAATCATGTATACGAATCTATGTTTaagttatttaagaaataggtaattttttgcattcgcgaaaaaagagaaagatatataattttattgtacatattaaatatatatacgcatatttataatactgtAAAAGTAACTAGAAAATAATGTACTGTATAATGTTACAATCTCAAAGTGATCTAGCACAGCAACGATCTAATTCTAAAAATGAtgtttttgtttgaaaatattaagtgAAAGCTTGCATATCCGAGAGATGCAAGACGTTTATTGAACCAACCATACTTACTCTTtctgagaataaaaattacgcgcaaacattatttttaaattcgcgtgcaaaATGTTGATTCGACTAAATTGTCTCGTACCGCTGGTAAATGATAATTGTTGCGTGTACATAATTGACGAGAATATAAGCGGCAGAGTTGTAATTAAATTCGTCGCTTTTCCATGCGTCTAATTACACGATC of Anoplolepis gracilipes chromosome 8, ASM4749672v1, whole genome shotgun sequence contains these proteins:
- the LOC140668473 gene encoding WD repeat-containing protein WRAP73 isoform X1 — protein: MTANVEEEKIYRVNNHLCHFSTNGAYLAVAFQTNLLIKDARTLETRQSFIFADVIQHMEWSLNSEYILCANIKKAIVQIYSVHYPQWKCKLTEGSAGLQSAAWSPDSKCICTVADFNIQISIWNLEAQTVSHIQNLKTSAFDKLHFNPNGKKLAVIVTEKGQDVVEIYKTDNWKISRKLICERLRSIDGIRWSPNDELLCIWCSSPTEPKLLIYSTVWEKPVVAFTPVEIYKELKGIENIKWTPSGQLLAVIGFNEMIILLNYVTWKPLSQLYLDPVIRESNYLTKVYKECADLEKTSNKRFASCEEYIVREIYERPIYIEIGKKDDIDNFSIAKVKLFEFSTCGQYLALKHELYPTTLWIWNICTDYLDYLLLENPITAIKWNPVQPQLLVFSECTRVYEWTQKGVKSVPMSKNMTIVDAYWHPTGEKVALCGYNKAMIYEIANAC
- the LOC140668473 gene encoding WD repeat-containing protein WRAP73 isoform X2 — protein: MEWSLNSEYILCANIKKAIVQIYSVHYPQWKCKLTEGSAGLQSAAWSPDSKCICTVADFNIQISIWNLEAQTVSHIQNLKTSAFDKLHFNPNGKKLAVIVTEKGQDVVEIYKTDNWKISRKLICERLRSIDGIRWSPNDELLCIWCSSPTEPKLLIYSTVWEKPVVAFTPVEIYKELKGIENIKWTPSGQLLAVIGFNEMIILLNYVTWKPLSQLYLDPVIRESNYLTKVYKECADLEKTSNKRFASCEEYIVREIYERPIYIEIGKKDDIDNFSIAKVKLFEFSTCGQYLALKHELYPTTLWIWNICTDYLDYLLLENPITAIKWNPVQPQLLVFSECTRVYEWTQKGVKSVPMSKNMTIVDAYWHPTGEKVALCGYNKAMIYEIANAC
- the Elp2 gene encoding elongator complex protein 2, with product MTTRYISCSCNRVPHCADWGNNGLICFGTCNAIAIYEPCTRIGRVAHTLHRHRGRVNTVHWIRPGDGALETEFLSGSVDGTAIIWSEDRDDGFRVTSVLDTGNVVTFADSLQLSDNVSTALSKLLICTGSVNGELKLWSRKENADVEIIQTISYGRKLPIHCRLTYLPNAKCPLLAVTLEDASVQLYTKDSDVSDSNFVKVQSLFGHQDWVRCIDFHHDGNGNLFLATGSQDNMIRLWKITGAVMESSSDELEQKRDTFTINDREYNITLESVLSGHEGWVYGVHWQPTKTNNHQIIRLLSSSLDKSMIIWELDDSSGIWTEKIRVGEVGGNSLGFYGCKFGPDGLHILAHGYQGSFHIWKYNQEIANWIPRSTPSGHFSEVVDLCWEPKGRFLITASTDQTTKIHASWKDDLKELWHEIARPQIHGYDMSCLVMLAPYMYASGAEEKVVRIFAATSAFKNRLRLLANVDDFKSTAAYSATVPSLGLTNKATFDEKNDRDENEKDSMKDEYEPPTEEELTQNTLWPELQKLYGHGYEIFCMAARHDGQLLATACKSTNIEHSAIILWSTDTWSQVQNLVSHQLTVTQMEFSPNDRYLLSVSRDRKWSLFKKEGESYVLIAVSSKKGPHSRIIWCCAWTSDSNYFATGSRDGKVGIWFAKTMEDNTKDVIPETILDTQNQSVTALCFAPSCKEGSYILAIGYEIGHIEIRKLTINLENTWSKLLEYDTSQAHHLTVKRLMFRPSNEHSCDTLQLASCSSDHSVKIYHINLSSLVLNT